The Streptomyces sp. 135 sequence TCGAAGTCGACGACGCTGCGGAAGAGGTGCCGGTAGAGGCGACGGTCGCCGGTCAGGGTGCCGGCGGGCAGCACCACGCCGTGGAACACGGCGGTCCACACCGCGCGGTCGAGCGTCCGGCCGCTGAGCGTGTACTCGTGTACGCCCAACCGGCCCTCTGGAGCGAGGAGTTCACGCGTCGCGGCCAGCACGGCGTCCGGGTCGGCGAGGTTGCGGAAGAGGTAGGCCGCGAAGACCGCGTCGAAGGGACCCCGGACGCCTGCCCGGTCCAGGTCCTCGGCCGCCGCGTGGACGAAGCTCACCCCGGGCGGCCACCGCTTGGCCTCCGCTCGGTCCAACATGCCGCGCGAGGCGTCCACCGCGACGATCTCGGCCAGCGGCGCCGCGCGCAGGAGGGCGCCGGTGGACGCCCCGGTGCCGCAGCCGAGGTCGAGGACGCGCAGCCCGGCGCCGCCGTCGGGCAGTCCGAGGCGCCGGGCGGAGCGTCGCAGGTGGGCGTGGTAGCCGGGGTTGGCGGCCACCAGACGGTCGTAGGCGGGGGCGGCGTGATCGAACGCGGCGGACAGGGATTCGTCGCGCAGCAGCGTCATCTGGGCGTCTCTTTCCGTTCGTTGCCGGTCGGGTCGCCCGGCGGCGTGGTGGTGGCGTCCCAGGGCAGCCGGGGCAGCCAGGGCAGCTCCGCGACGGTGCGGAGCATGGGGCGGACGGGTGTGCGCAGGCCGATCCTGAAGTCCTCGTCCCACCGGGTGCGCCCGTCGAGGAACCGCAGCAGCCGTTCCGTCGGGACCGTGCGGAACAGGCCGGTGAGGAACGCCGCTCCGTCCACGCGTCCGGAGTCCAGGGCGCGCAGCATGACGGCGTCCATCGCCAGGGCGCGCCGCGCATGGGGCGGCGGGGGCACGGGCGTACAACCGCGGTGGTACGCGCTCGCGATGGCGCGCGCCTGCCGTCGCACTGTCGCGAAGGTGTAGCCGGTCGAAGGCCGTGTCGCCCCGCCTGCGGTGCCGATGCGGAAGACCGAGCGGCCGACCCTACGGGGAAAGCGGGCGTCGGTCATGGGGATGACGCCCTGCTCGACGCGGCCCACCTCGAAGCGGCTGATGCCGAGCCGGTGCGTGACGTGGCTGCGCAGCGCTTCGTCGTACGCGTGCTCGTCGAGGACGGTGCGCGAGAACTCCGTGTACTCGACGAGGGCGTCGTACGGAGTCGTGGGCAGCACGTACGCGAAGGACAGGCCGTGTGCGGGCTGGGGTGTACGGAAGTCCATCAGGTCCGCGAGACGCGGTTCGAAGACGGGCCGGGCGGTGCGGACGAACCAGCCGCGGAAGTGCTGGAGGAGGGCGGTGCGGGCGGGCGGCGGCGTACGGAGCGGGCGTGAGTCGAACACCCATCGGGCGCGCACCGTCAGCGGGTTGCCCTGGGCGGTGACCCCGCGCACCTCCGCTCCCCCGGGCACGTCGCGTACGTCCTTGACCTCGGCCGCCAGGCGCCGCACGCGCGGTTCGCGGTCCAGGCGCGCCGTGACCAGTTCCTCGAAGGCGCTGGAGCGGAGCATCTTGTAGCGCAGCGGGGCCGGGGAGCCGACCACGGCTGCTCCGTCGGGAGCGCGCACGCGCAGGGTGTCCCAGGCGCCGGACAGTGCCGTGTCGAATTCGCCGTCGCGCGCCTCCCAGAAGCACCAGGTCCGCTCGGAGGGCCGGGCGGGGCCCTCCGGGGCGTCGATGAGGGCGATCGAGGGGCACGTACGTCCGGGAGGGGCGGCGCAGAGTTGGTACGCGAGGGACAGTCCGGCCGCGCCGGCGCCCACGATGGCGATCTCCGCGTCGTTCATGCCGCACATGCCGCACCTCGTCCGTCGTCTCGTGCCGTCAGCATTCCTCAGCGAGGGGGCCGTGGGGCGCAGGGACATGGGCGGGCGGAGCTGTCGGCGCAAGGCATCCGCCTCACGGCATCAGGGGCTCCGTCGCTCCGTACCGCTGTCGTCATGGTCGGTCCGGGAGCGGAAGGTACGGCGGTAGCTGTCCGGGGGCACGCCGAGGGTGCGGTTGAAGTGCCGTCGCAGCGTGGTGGCGGTGCCCATGCCGGTGGCCGTCGCGATGGCGTCGATGCTGTCGTCGGTCTGCTCCAGCAGTTCCTGGGCGAGGCGGATCCGCTGGGCCAGCAGCCATTGCAGGGGGGTGGTGCCGGTCCGCGCGCGGAAGTGGCGGCCCAGCTGTCGTGAGCTCATTCGGGCCCGCCGCGCCAGGTCCTCCACGGTCAGCGGCCGGCCGAGGCGTTCGATGGCCCAGGGGAACAGCGCGGTGAGCGGGTGGTCGTCGCGCGCGGGCACCGGGGCGGTGACGAACTGGGCCTGGCCGCCGGACCGGTGCGGCGGGACGACCAGGCGGCGCGCGACGGCGTTGGCGACGGATGAGCCGTGGTCGAGGCGGACGAGGTGCAGGCACAGGTCCAGTGCGGCGGCCTTGCCCGCGGAGGTGAGCACGCTGCCGTTGTCCACGTAGAGGACGTCGGGGTCGACCTCCACCTCCAGATGGCGGGCGGCCAGGGCGTCGGTGTGCGCCCAGTGCGTGGTGGCGCGCTTTCCGTCCAGCAGGCCGGCGGCGGCGAGCACGAAGGCGCCGGTGCACAGCGAGGCCACGCGGGCGCCCGCGGCGTGGGCCGCGCGCAGCGCGTCGACCAGTTCGGCGGGCGGGGCCACGTCGACGTCGGCCCAGCCGGGGACGATCACGGTGTCGGCGAGCCGAAGGTGGTCGAGGCCCTGGTCGGGCTCCAGGCGGAAGCGGCCGAAGGGCACAGGGGCCGGCCCACAGACGGAGAGGTCGTACCAAGGGACGGTGACCGCGGCCGGGGCGGAGCCGAAGACCTCGTGGGCCACGGACAGTTCGAAGTGCAGCATTCCGTCGGTGACGGCCAGCGCGACAGTCCTCATGTCCGAAAGTGTATGGGGCATGTCGTTTCGGACACTCACAGTTGATTGTTCAACCACGACAGGATGGTCTCGACCGATCAGGTCGGGCACAGGATTGAGAACTCAGGGAGAAGTCATGGCAACGGGGCAGACGGTGACGGTCTACGGCGCGTACGGACACACGGGCCGGTTCGTGGTGGCACACCTGCTGGAGCGCGGGTTCGTCCCCGTCCTCTCGGGGCGCGACGCCCACAAGCTGCGGGCACTGGCGGACGGACACCCCGGTGCCGATGTCCGCCCCGCGTCGGTCGACGATCCGGTCGCGCTCGACCACGCACTGGCCGGAGCGGCCGCCGTCATCAACTGCGCGGGGCCTTTCGCCACGACGGCCGCCCCCGTGGCCGAGGCGGCCCTGCGCGCCGGGATCCCGTACGTCGACGTGGCGGCCGAGATCGAGGCCAACGCCGACACGTTCGCGCAGTTCGCGGACCGTGCCCGCGCCGCGGGCACGGTGGTCCTCCCCGCGATGGCGTTCTACGGCGGCCTCGGCGACCTGCTGGTCACCGCCGCCATGGGTGACTGGACCACGGCCGACGAGGCGCACATCGCGTACGGCCTCAACAGCTGGGAGCCCACCGACGGGACGCGGGCCGCGGGCAAGGTCTCCGCCGAGCGGCGTGGTGGCCGCCGCGTCCGCTTCACCGGCGGGCAGCTGGAGTACCACGACGACGCACTCCCCACCCTGGAGTGGCCCTTCCCCGCCCCGATGGGCCCGCGGGCCGTCATCGGCGAGTTCACGATGGCCGACGTCGTCACCGTCCCCAGCCACCTGTCCATCCCCGAGGTGCGCACCTACATGACGGTCGAGGCGGCCGGCGGTGTCGTGGCCCCGGACACGCCGACTCCCTCCGCCGTCGACGAACTCGGGCGGTCCGCGCAGACGTTCCTCGTGGACGTCGTCGTACGCTCCGGGGACGCGGAGCGGCGCGCCGCGGCGAGCGGCCGGGACATCTACGCCGTGACCGCGCCGCTCGCGGTGGAAGCGGTCGACCGCATCCTCACCGGGCGGACCAGGACCGTCGGCGTGGCCTCCGCCGGCGAACTCTTCGACGCGGCCGACTTCCTGAAGGCGCTGTCCCCGCACATCACCCACAGCACCCGCATCACCCCGGAACCGCGCCCGTGACGGCCGGGCCGCCGAGTTCGTCAGGGCCGGTGGCAGACGGCCTCGACGTTGTGGCCGTCGGGGTCGCGGACGAAGGCTCCGTAGTACGACTCGTGGTACTCCGGCCAGAGCCGGGGCGCGTGCAGGACCTCGGCGCCCGCCGTGAGCGCCGCGGCGTAGAAGGCGTCCACGGCGGCGCGGTCGGGCGCGGCAAAGGCGATGTGCAGCTCGCGTGTGGGCGAAGGGGCGCTCACGGGGACCAGCCACAGTGGGTGGCCGGTGACGCCGAAGCTGATGTTCTCGCCGTACTGCTTCTTGCGCTCGCCCCCGAGTGGAGCGAGTACGACGTCGTAGAAGGCGGCGCTGGCCGCGCCATCGTTCACCTGGAGGGCTATGTGATCCAACATGCGGCCACCTTGCACCACTTGAGCGGGGCCGTCGCGTGGTTCTCCGCCCGGAGGACGCGGTGCCGGGCCACGACGGCGGGTGCCCTGCTCGAAGCCTTCGCAGGGCGCCGGCCCTCGCGGCTCAGTTGGTGTGGGCGATCTGGATGAGGTTGCCGCAGGTGTCGTCGAGCACCGCGGTGGTGACCGGCCCCATGTCGGCCGGCTCCTGTGTGAACCGCACGCCGAGGCCGCGCAGGCGGGCGCATTCCGCGTGCACGTCGTCCACGGCGAAGGACGTGAAGGGGATGCCGTCCTTGACCAGCGCTTCCTTGTACGGCTTGACGGCGGGGTGCTCGTCCGGCTCAAGGACCAGTTCCGTGCCGTCGGGGTCGTCCGGCGAGACCACGGTCAGCCACCGGTGCTCGCCCAGCGGCACCTCGTCCTTCTTCACGAACCCCAGCACCTCCGTGTAGAAGCGCAGGGCCTTGTCCTGGTCGTCCACGCAGACGCTCGACAGGTGGATCCTCATTCTCCGGTCTCCGGTACGTCGGGCTTGAGCCACCGGGTGACGATGCGCTCAAGCGGTTCAGTGTGGTCAGGTCGTGGAATTTGTAGCGGCCCTCGCGACAGGTCCGTATGAGACCCGCGGACTCCAGCACGGCGAGGTGCCGGCCGATCACCCGAGGGGGCGAACCCAGGCCGCGCCTGGTCGTCGGCCGCGCGCGGATCTCGGACCCTCGCCCGTCAACGGCCGCGAAAGACCAAGGCGTGTTTGATCATGTGAGGGATCGCAAGTCCACACAGAACGCCACACTCTGTCGCGGGAGGCTTTCCCGCGCCTTCTTCGCGCCGCCACACCTCCGGACAAATGGCGCCGGCCGCCGGCAGGAACCGCGGCGCGCGGGCCGGCGGCCACGCCCGCCCCACCCCGACGAAGAGGGCAATTGAAGCCCAAGTACCGCCAGTCGCCCGGGAAATGGCCCGTACGGGACCCGCACTCCAGGGAGGCGAACGGAATTCCGGCGTAGACCTCTTGCGCCGCTGACGACTCCTCTGCCACATTCACCCAAGCCAGCGATGGCATGGACGCGTCACGAGCAACCCCGCCTCTGGCGCGTGCACTCCGACTGCATACCTATGCGGTCTCGTCCTCATCAGGACGTCTCATCCCCACACAATGGAGACGAACGTGCGAATATCCAGACTCCTCCCCGCGCTCGCGGCCACCGCACTCGCCGTTCTGGGGCTCGCCCCCACGGCAGCGGCCCAGACCGCAGGCGTCCGCGCCGACACGCCCGCCGTGGCGTCCGCCAACGGACCCCAGCCGATCATCGGCGGCGGTTACGCCAGCAACGCCCCCTGGGCGGCCCGGCTCTTCTCCAACGGCCGGCAGACCTGTAGCGCCTCGATCATCGCCCCGACCTGGATCCTCACCGCGAAGCACTGCGTCAGCGGCGGCGGCCTCTCGTTCCGCATCGGCAGCCTCGACCAGACGTCCGGCGGCACCATGGCCAACGGCGTCAGCGTCTACAACCACTCGGGCTCCGACCTGTCCCTGGTCAAGCTCGACCGCTCCGTGGCGGGCACCTACGCACGCCTCGGCAGCCCGGGCTCCGTGTCGGTGAACCAGACCGTGCAGGTGTACGGCTGGGGAGCGACGTCCCAGTGCGGTTCCGAGATCAACTGCCAGTCCCGGCTCCTCAAGGTCGCCAACGTCGTGGTGACCGGCGGCTGCCGCGACGCCTACCAGGGCCAGGCCATCTGCGCCCGGCGCGGCGACGGCATCACCGCGGGCGGCGACTCCGGCGGCCCGATGATGGCCAATGGCGTGCAGGTCGGCGTCGCCTCCACCAGCGACCGCCAGACCACGACCGCCTACACGAACGTGACGGCGTACCGCTCCTGGATCCAGAGCATCGCGGGCGTCTGACAGACCGTCCGGGGCTGAGGCCGAGGCCGAGGCCGCGGCATCGCTCCCGCTTTCCGTCGCCTCCGCGCTCTCAGCCGCGCGGAGGCGACGTCATGCCCAGGATGCGGCCTGGGCGTCGGCCGATCCGGAGTTCCTGCGCTGGTTGGCATGGAAGCGCGCCTTCTTCTGACGATTCCCGCACGTGTTCATGTCGCACCACTTGCGCGTGCGGCTCCGGCTGGTGTCGAAGAAGGCGGCTCGGCAGGTCGGTGACGCGCACAGGGCCAGCTGCCCGTCTCGCTCGCCCGCGATGACGCTGATCGCGTCGGCGGCGATCACGCCGAGGGCGTCTTCGACGCAGGAG is a genomic window containing:
- a CDS encoding methyltransferase domain-containing protein, which produces MTLLRDESLSAAFDHAAPAYDRLVAANPGYHAHLRRSARRLGLPDGGAGLRVLDLGCGTGASTGALLRAAPLAEIVAVDASRGMLDRAEAKRWPPGVSFVHAAAEDLDRAGVRGPFDAVFAAYLFRNLADPDAVLAATRELLAPEGRLGVHEYTLSGRTLDRAVWTAVFHGVVLPAGTLTGDRRLYRHLFRSVVDFDTAAAFAARVRRAGFREVRVLPMPGWQTGIVHTVTAQAPGAGR
- a CDS encoding lycopene cyclase family protein; translation: MNDAEIAIVGAGAAGLSLAYQLCAAPPGRTCPSIALIDAPEGPARPSERTWCFWEARDGEFDTALSGAWDTLRVRAPDGAAVVGSPAPLRYKMLRSSAFEELVTARLDREPRVRRLAAEVKDVRDVPGGAEVRGVTAQGNPLTVRARWVFDSRPLRTPPPARTALLQHFRGWFVRTARPVFEPRLADLMDFRTPQPAHGLSFAYVLPTTPYDALVEYTEFSRTVLDEHAYDEALRSHVTHRLGISRFEVGRVEQGVIPMTDARFPRRVGRSVFRIGTAGGATRPSTGYTFATVRRQARAIASAYHRGCTPVPPPPHARRALAMDAVMLRALDSGRVDGAAFLTGLFRTVPTERLLRFLDGRTRWDEDFRIGLRTPVRPMLRTVAELPWLPRLPWDATTTPPGDPTGNERKETPR
- a CDS encoding helix-turn-helix domain-containing protein → MRTVALAVTDGMLHFELSVAHEVFGSAPAAVTVPWYDLSVCGPAPVPFGRFRLEPDQGLDHLRLADTVIVPGWADVDVAPPAELVDALRAAHAAGARVASLCTGAFVLAAAGLLDGKRATTHWAHTDALAARHLEVEVDPDVLYVDNGSVLTSAGKAAALDLCLHLVRLDHGSSVANAVARRLVVPPHRSGGQAQFVTAPVPARDDHPLTALFPWAIERLGRPLTVEDLARRARMSSRQLGRHFRARTGTTPLQWLLAQRIRLAQELLEQTDDSIDAIATATGMGTATTLRRHFNRTLGVPPDSYRRTFRSRTDHDDSGTERRSP
- a CDS encoding saccharopine dehydrogenase NADP-binding domain-containing protein; translation: MATGQTVTVYGAYGHTGRFVVAHLLERGFVPVLSGRDAHKLRALADGHPGADVRPASVDDPVALDHALAGAAAVINCAGPFATTAAPVAEAALRAGIPYVDVAAEIEANADTFAQFADRARAAGTVVLPAMAFYGGLGDLLVTAAMGDWTTADEAHIAYGLNSWEPTDGTRAAGKVSAERRGGRRVRFTGGQLEYHDDALPTLEWPFPAPMGPRAVIGEFTMADVVTVPSHLSIPEVRTYMTVEAAGGVVAPDTPTPSAVDELGRSAQTFLVDVVVRSGDAERRAAASGRDIYAVTAPLAVEAVDRILTGRTRTVGVASAGELFDAADFLKALSPHITHSTRITPEPRP
- a CDS encoding VOC family protein, translating into MLDHIALQVNDGAASAAFYDVVLAPLGGERKKQYGENISFGVTGHPLWLVPVSAPSPTRELHIAFAAPDRAAVDAFYAAALTAGAEVLHAPRLWPEYHESYYGAFVRDPDGHNVEAVCHRP
- a CDS encoding VOC family protein, whose translation is MRIHLSSVCVDDQDKALRFYTEVLGFVKKDEVPLGEHRWLTVVSPDDPDGTELVLEPDEHPAVKPYKEALVKDGIPFTSFAVDDVHAECARLRGLGVRFTQEPADMGPVTTAVLDDTCGNLIQIAHTN
- a CDS encoding trypsin-like serine protease, with the translated sequence MRISRLLPALAATALAVLGLAPTAAAQTAGVRADTPAVASANGPQPIIGGGYASNAPWAARLFSNGRQTCSASIIAPTWILTAKHCVSGGGLSFRIGSLDQTSGGTMANGVSVYNHSGSDLSLVKLDRSVAGTYARLGSPGSVSVNQTVQVYGWGATSQCGSEINCQSRLLKVANVVVTGGCRDAYQGQAICARRGDGITAGGDSGGPMMANGVQVGVASTSDRQTTTAYTNVTAYRSWIQSIAGV